The region TTAATGCGTTGGGATTCACCACCCGAAAGAGTATTACTGTAACGGTCAAGTGTAAGGTATCCAATGCCTACATTATTAAGAAATGTAAGTCTTTTAATAATTTCACTCAAAATTCTTTCAGCAACTTTAAGATCGTAATCCGAGAGTTTTAGATTATTAAAAAATTCAAGTGATTTTTCAATCGGCATCTGAACAACTTCGTGAATAGACTTATTATCAATTTTTACCTGAAGTGCTTCTCGTCTTAACCGGGATCCTTTGCATGCAGGGCATAATGTATAACCGCGGTATCTGCTTAACATAACCCTTACATGAAGTTTATAAGTTTTTCTTTCAAGTTCTTCAAAGAAGTGATCAAGTCCTTTATATTTTCCAAATCCTTTTCGAATCATGAAAAGCTGTTCCTCGGTTAATTGCTTATAAGGAATATGAATCGGAAATTTATAATCGCGTGCACATTGAATTAAATCTCTTAAATATGAACTATACTTAGCACCTTTATAAGGTGCGATAGCTCCATCAGCAATAGTAAGATTAGGATTTGGAATTACCAGATTCATATCAATGCCGATAACTTTACTGAATCCCTGGCAAACCGGACAAGCACCAAATGGATTATTAAATGAAAAAAATCTCGGCTCAGGTTCTTCGTATCTTACACCGCAGCATTCATAAAACTTATTGAACTCCTGTTGTTCACCGGTATCAGCATTAATGATTACAATTCTGTCTTTTCCTTCTTTAAAAGTAACTTCTATTGAATCAGATAATCTTTCTCTAACCTCGCCTTTAGTAATTTTAAAACGATCAACAACAACTTTAATATCTTTCTTATTCTTTGGCAGCTTCGCCTGGTCTTCATTAAGATCTACAAATGTATTATTAAAGAAAACTCTGAAAAAACCCCGCTTCTTTAACAATTCAATTTCATCCTTTACAGAGCTTCCTTCGAGTCCATTAATAGGAAAAGCTAGATAAAACCTTGTACCATCCTGCTGTTGTTCGAGCCACTCTGCAACAGTTCCTGTAGTAGCTTTCTTTACTTCTTTGCCGCAATGAAAGCAGATAGTTTTTCCAATTCTTGCGAACAATAATCTGAGATAATCATAAACTTCAGTTGTAGTTCCGACAGTTGATCTTGAATTACGTGATCCGGTTTTTTGTTCAATTGCAACTGCAGGTGATATCCCCTGAATAAAATCTACATCTGGTTTATTCATTCTTTCGAGAAACTGTCTTGCATAGGATGAAAGACTTTCAACATATCTTCTTTGTCCTTCTGCATAAATAGTATCAAATACCAATGATGATTTTCCGCTTCCGCTTACTCCGGTAAAAACCACAAGTTTATTCCTTGGAATCTCGAAAGAAAGATTCTTTAAATTGTGCTCGCGTGCACCTTTAACAATTATTTTCTTTTCTTTTACTGATTTAGAGTTTGGCATAATGATTTGGTTAAGACGCAGGAGTTACTGTTATTATTCAGTTATTAAATTCAGAATAAATACACCCGGCAATTATTTATTATTCTCCAGAGCTTTAAGCTCTAAAATTTTATCATCAAGAATTTTAATTTTTTCATTTAGTTCAATTATCTTTTCGTCAAGAACCTTTTCATATTCTTCTTTATCCCAGTATCCGCGTTCCTCAAAATAGCTTTTAAACAGCCAATTATGTTTTAAGGCTTCCATATTTTCAGCAAGTCTTGAAGCTGAAGTTTTAGCATCTTCGCTAACTGTAACAAGGTTATTAAGAATTTGATTTAGTGTTTTTCCTTCTTTCCCTTTATCCGATACAAGTGAACCAAGTAATCCTTTACCTTCTGAAACACCGACCAGAACAGTATCCAACCGTGCTACCAGAGTATTAACATTAGTAACAACATCAGAAACACCTTTACCAAGTTCATCAAAAAGAGAAACGACACCTTTCAATTCATTAGTCAAAGAAACGAGGCTTTTATCAGCTGACTTAGTAAGTTCGGAAGCAACAGAATAAAGTTCATCATCATTAATAATTTTACCAAGGGTTCCATCTCCCTGATTAACTTTATAAACTATCTCAGCCAGATTTTTTGTCATATCTTTTGTATAAGCCATAATTCCCTGAGTTTCTCCGATAATATCAGCAAAACTTAAAGGCTCTTTAGAAAGAATTGTACCTTCATCCTTTATTTCACCTGCTTTTTCTGAGCCCATTGTTATTACAACAACTTTATTACCAACAAGTCCCTCAGTTTCAATACTTGCCTGCGAATCTGTTTTTATAAATCTTTTGATCTCTTCTTTTATTCGCATTGAAACTTCTACTCTGCCGCTTGTACCGCTTACAATATTTATACTTTTAACTGCACCAACATCAATACCCCCGAATCTTACCGATGCGCCATTCCGTAAACCTTCAGTATTTTTAAAGTAAGCCTTTATTGTAAATGTTGATGAAAAAAGCTGACCTTTATTACCTAAAAGGAAGATTAAAACAACTAACAAGGCGCTTCCTAAAAAGATAAAAATTCCAAGCTTTGCATTTGCAAGATTTTTAAACATTAATTTCTCCTGTTATGCTCTTGTATAATTTCATTACTAAAGAAATTTCTTAAAAATGGATCTTGTGATGACTTTAAATCTGCAATACTTCCTTCTTTCATTATAACTCCGTCGTTAAGCATAATGGCTCTGTCAGCAATAATTTCTGCACAAAGCAAATCGTGTGTTACAATTATTGAAGTCATCTTTAAAGATTTTTGTAACTCAAGAATAAGTAAACTAATTTCTTTTGATGTAATTGGATCAAGACCAGTAGTTGGTTCATCATAAAACATCAACTTAGGATCTATTATTATTGCTCTCGCCAGTCCGATCCTTTTTTTCATTCCGCCTGAAAGTTCCGAAGGCATTTTATCAATAGCTTCTTCAAGTGAAACTTTTTCCAAAACTGATTTAACTTTTTCTAATCTTTCTTCGGGTGTAAAATTAAAATGCCTTATCAATGGAAATTCCAAATTCTCTCTAACCGTCATTGAGTCATAAAGTGCGGCTCCCTGAAATAAAAATCCAAAATCCTTCCTCAGATCATTAAGCTGTTTCAGATCCATTGCAAGAACATCTTTACTGTCAATAAAAATTTCACCGGAATCCGGTTCCATCAATCTTACAATACATTTTAACAAAACACTTTTTCCGGTTCCGCTTTGTCCAAATACAACCATATTTTCACCTTCTTCAACTGTCAAAGACACATTTCGAAGGACACTAAGTGAATCGAATGATTTAGAAAGATTTTTTATTTCAACAACTTTATTCATAATAAACGATTAAACTGTCGGCCATAGCCACAATGTAATTTTAACCAGAACCATATCAAAAATTAAAATCATTAAAGACGAAACAACAACGGCAGTAGTTGCTGCTTTACCAACACCTTCAGTTCCGTTAGTTGCTGTATAACCTTTATATGAACCGACAATTCCTACAATAAATCCAAATGCAAAAGTCTTTAACACACCGGGTATTGCATCGCCAAATGTAACTGATTTAATAACTGAATCAATGAAGTATTGATAAGTCATATTCTGCACAAGAACGACAGCAATATAAGCGCCTAAGAAAGCTATAAATATAACATACACAGTTAAAATTGGTAAAATAAAAGTGCATGCAAAAACTCTTGTTACAACCAGGTATTTATAAGGGTTAACACCTGAAACTTCCATTGCATCAATCTGCTCTGTAACTCTCATCGAACCTAATTCTGCTCCGATTCCTGAGCTTACTCTGCCCGCAAAAATTAATGCAGTAATAACCGGTGCAAGTTCTCTCACAATAGAAATCCCAACAGCGCCGGGGAGAAATGCCTCAGCACCGAACCTGACCATTACAGGATGCATTTGCATAGTGATTACCAGCCCGATTATAAATCCTGTAACACTAACAATAGGCAAAGTTTTAATTCCAAGTTCATCCATATGTTTTCTGATTTGCTCAACTTCATAAGGCGGAACAAAAATCTGTTTAACAAACTCCCATTGGAATTGCCACAAGCCGGCAATCATGATAAAAAAATCATTAAGCTTTTTATCAAATGCGCTTTTTCTTGTTGTTTTATTTTTTGAGTCTGTCATTAGAGTTATGGATTGTATCAATTAATTCTTGATTTTCATATACCAAACTAAACAAATTCCTGAAAAGTTTTTAGGGCAATAATGATAGTGTGCAAAACATCAAAAGCTTACATAAAAGCATTTTCGTAATGTGTGATTTGCGGATTATTTTCTGAACCAAGTATAATCGCAATAACATCAAATCTGCAGTCAGCCTCTTCTATTTCATTATCAAAGAGATATAATTCTGCAACTTTTTTAATCTGCTGGATTTTCTTTTTGGTAATTGCATATTCTGGCTCACCATACTCAAGAGTCTTTCTTGTTTTTACTTCAATGAAAACAAGGGTTTCTCCGTCCATTGCAATAATATCAATTTCACCATGACTGAATTGGTAATTCCGCTTTAATATTTCAAAACCTTTTTCTAACAGATATTTTGCTGCTATCTCTTCACCTTCTTTACCAAAATCCTTTTTACTTTTTTTAGTCATTTCAGATCAAAGTCAAACGTTGTTTGGTAATTATTTTCATAAATCTTTTTTAAAAAAGTCTTTCTATGCAGATTGCAGGCGCCATAGTTAAGAATTGCACTGATATGATACTTTGTTGGATAACCTTTATTGTTTTCCCATCCATACTCGGGATACTTTGAAGCAAGTTTAATCATAATTCTGTCTCTTATTACTTTTGCAATTATTGATGCCGAGGCAATTGATAAAGATTTTGAATCTCCTTTAACAATTGGAATAATTTCTGCATCCGATTTAAAAATTTTATTACCATCAA is a window of Ignavibacterium sp. DNA encoding:
- a CDS encoding ABC transporter ATP-binding protein, which translates into the protein MNKVVEIKNLSKSFDSLSVLRNVSLTVEEGENMVVFGQSGTGKSVLLKCIVRLMEPDSGEIFIDSKDVLAMDLKQLNDLRKDFGFLFQGAALYDSMTVRENLEFPLIRHFNFTPEERLEKVKSVLEKVSLEEAIDKMPSELSGGMKKRIGLARAIIIDPKLMFYDEPTTGLDPITSKEISLLILELQKSLKMTSIIVTHDLLCAEIIADRAIMLNDGVIMKEGSIADLKSSQDPFLRNFFSNEIIQEHNRRN
- a CDS encoding ABC transporter permease, which translates into the protein MTDSKNKTTRKSAFDKKLNDFFIMIAGLWQFQWEFVKQIFVPPYEVEQIRKHMDELGIKTLPIVSVTGFIIGLVITMQMHPVMVRFGAEAFLPGAVGISIVRELAPVITALIFAGRVSSGIGAELGSMRVTEQIDAMEVSGVNPYKYLVVTRVFACTFILPILTVYVIFIAFLGAYIAVVLVQNMTYQYFIDSVIKSVTFGDAIPGVLKTFAFGFIVGIVGSYKGYTATNGTEGVGKAATTAVVVSSLMILIFDMVLVKITLWLWPTV
- the uvrA gene encoding excinuclease ABC subunit UvrA, with protein sequence MPNSKSVKEKKIIVKGAREHNLKNLSFEIPRNKLVVFTGVSGSGKSSLVFDTIYAEGQRRYVESLSSYARQFLERMNKPDVDFIQGISPAVAIEQKTGSRNSRSTVGTTTEVYDYLRLLFARIGKTICFHCGKEVKKATTGTVAEWLEQQQDGTRFYLAFPINGLEGSSVKDEIELLKKRGFFRVFFNNTFVDLNEDQAKLPKNKKDIKVVVDRFKITKGEVRERLSDSIEVTFKEGKDRIVIINADTGEQQEFNKFYECCGVRYEEPEPRFFSFNNPFGACPVCQGFSKVIGIDMNLVIPNPNLTIADGAIAPYKGAKYSSYLRDLIQCARDYKFPIHIPYKQLTEEQLFMIRKGFGKYKGLDHFFEELERKTYKLHVRVMLSRYRGYTLCPACKGSRLRREALQVKIDNKSIHEVVQMPIEKSLEFFNNLKLSDYDLKVAERILSEIIKRLTFLNNVGIGYLTLDRYSNTLSGGESQRINLATSLGSALVGTLYVLDEPSIGLHPRDNSKLIKILKDLRDIGNSILVVEHDAEMMKEADLIFDMGPKAGIEGGEIVAIGNYNEIIQDKNSITGKYLAGELSIPLPEKRNEKKTKSVKIIGAKENNLKNINVEIPLNKFVVITGVSGSGKSTLIHDIFYAGLAKYLGNAPSFVGKYDEIKGGEYIDDVVIVDQSPIGKSPRSNPISYIKAFELIRELFASTHQAKARGYKPGYFSFNVPGGRCETCQGDGYIKVEMQFLADLYLECDDCNGTRYKKEIREITYKGKNLVDVLDMTVDEALTFFEGQEKITRLLQMLADVGLNYIKLGQPSNTLSGGEAQRIKLASYLTAQRDRRHLLFIFDEPTTGLHFHDISKLLNCFNLLLERNNSVVIIEHNLDVIKCADYVIDLGPEAGDKGGEVVAAGTPEEIAENINSWTGKYLKKYL
- a CDS encoding YraN family protein, whose protein sequence is MTKKSKKDFGKEGEEIAAKYLLEKGFEILKRNYQFSHGEIDIIAMDGETLVFIEVKTRKTLEYGEPEYAITKKKIQQIKKVAELYLFDNEIEEADCRFDVIAIILGSENNPQITHYENAFM
- a CDS encoding MlaD family protein, encoding MFKNLANAKLGIFIFLGSALLVVLIFLLGNKGQLFSSTFTIKAYFKNTEGLRNGASVRFGGIDVGAVKSINIVSGTSGRVEVSMRIKEEIKRFIKTDSQASIETEGLVGNKVVVITMGSEKAGEIKDEGTILSKEPLSFADIIGETQGIMAYTKDMTKNLAEIVYKVNQGDGTLGKIINDDELYSVASELTKSADKSLVSLTNELKGVVSLFDELGKGVSDVVTNVNTLVARLDTVLVGVSEGKGLLGSLVSDKGKEGKTLNQILNNLVTVSEDAKTSASRLAENMEALKHNWLFKSYFEERGYWDKEEYEKVLDEKIIELNEKIKILDDKILELKALENNK